Proteins from one Pseudomonas sp. KBS0710 genomic window:
- a CDS encoding DNA repair protein, with amino-acid sequence MNTRILSGLLLVLVATGVSAEGMEERLRTQLRSTTQQLQALQSEQAQASAARIAAEAQARQAQAQIKQLSAELEKARGAAEQLAGQQQSLHNQTQAQVAASNEQVGKFKKAYDELLVLAKGKETERARLQAQLSERDTQVQQCSAKNQQMYGVAKQLLAAYEKIDVAEVMSIRQPFASSARVKFEELAQGFGDELYLNRFDAPHTALNQ; translated from the coding sequence ATGAACACGCGAATCTTAAGCGGCCTGTTGCTGGTGCTGGTGGCCACGGGCGTTTCGGCCGAAGGCATGGAGGAGCGCCTGCGCACGCAACTGCGTAGCACCACCCAACAGTTGCAGGCGCTGCAAAGCGAGCAGGCCCAGGCCAGTGCCGCGCGCATTGCCGCCGAAGCCCAGGCCAGGCAGGCCCAGGCGCAGATCAAGCAATTGAGCGCCGAGCTGGAAAAGGCCCGTGGTGCGGCCGAGCAATTGGCCGGCCAGCAGCAGAGCCTGCACAACCAGACGCAAGCCCAGGTGGCGGCCAGCAATGAGCAGGTCGGCAAGTTCAAGAAGGCCTATGACGAGTTGCTGGTGCTGGCCAAGGGCAAGGAAACCGAACGCGCCCGCCTGCAGGCGCAACTGAGCGAACGTGACACACAAGTGCAGCAATGTTCAGCCAAGAATCAACAGATGTACGGCGTGGCCAAGCAACTGCTGGCGGCCTACGAAAAAATCGACGTGGCCGAGGTGATGAGCATTCGCCAGCCGTTCGCCAGCAGCGCGCGGGTCAAGTTCGAGGAATTGGCCCAGGGTTTTGGTGATGAGCTATACCTTAATCGGTTTGATGCTCCGCACACCGCCCTTAATCAATGA
- a CDS encoding LysR family transcriptional regulator: MAYLEPSGPQGAAAYRAPNEPRSAWLALAAEIEPEVVRYFLVSARCGCFMQAARSLNIKATLLRKRLAQLEEQLRRSLFSYQGNGLELSRDGLQLQAQLVGLARERRVPVMVQQPLIRLAVAEPILHDVLGRDLIALLRRNASVRLEIISIDSQLSLQAVDVDVVLWLSDADGPVPGPSFATEPPRRLALLQYLPHIAKRYSRLTTRPDSVEDLDDYMLVQWQPDEQVEALQPWNSVVEQRLAAVVKVQAYSLMLEMIRCGACIGLLPHYMGSFDRGLVALPGLMGETMQRQVWLAVNAQVHDAEAVRMVVELIVGTFEGRREWFD, from the coding sequence ATGGCATATCTAGAACCGTCCGGCCCCCAGGGGGCGGCAGCTTATCGCGCGCCAAACGAGCCGCGCAGCGCCTGGCTGGCCCTGGCCGCAGAGATCGAGCCGGAAGTGGTGCGGTACTTTTTGGTCAGCGCGCGGTGTGGCTGTTTTATGCAGGCTGCGCGCAGCTTGAATATCAAGGCCACGCTGCTGCGCAAGCGCCTGGCGCAGCTGGAAGAGCAACTGCGCCGTTCACTGTTCAGCTATCAAGGCAATGGACTGGAGCTGAGCCGTGACGGCCTGCAACTGCAAGCGCAACTGGTGGGCCTGGCCCGCGAGCGGCGTGTGCCGGTGATGGTGCAACAGCCGCTGATACGCCTGGCCGTTGCCGAGCCGATCCTGCATGACGTTCTTGGCCGCGACCTGATCGCATTGTTGCGCCGCAATGCCAGTGTACGTCTGGAAATCATCTCCATTGACAGCCAATTGTCGTTGCAGGCGGTGGATGTGGACGTGGTGTTATGGCTGTCGGATGCCGACGGGCCGGTGCCTGGGCCGAGCTTTGCAACCGAACCGCCACGGCGCCTGGCGCTTTTGCAGTATTTGCCGCATATCGCCAAGCGCTATTCGCGGTTAACCACGCGCCCGGACAGTGTGGAAGACCTTGACGACTACATGCTGGTGCAATGGCAGCCGGATGAGCAAGTCGAGGCATTGCAGCCCTGGAACAGCGTGGTTGAGCAGCGCTTGGCGGCGGTGGTGAAAGTGCAGGCGTATTCGTTGATGCTGGAGATGATTCGTTGCGGCGCGTGCATTGGTCTGCTGCCGCATTACATGGGCAGCTTCGACCGTGGGCTGGTGGCGTTGCCGGGGTTGATGGGCGAGACCATGCAGCGCCAGGTGTGGCTGGCGGTGAATGCGCAGGTGCATGATGCCGAGGCGGTGCGGATGGTGGTGGAGCTGATTGTGGGCACGTTTGAGGGGCGGCGGGAGTGGTTTGATTGA
- a CDS encoding alpha/beta hydrolase: MFKLFALALALVAGAAHADNALHTDLPLPYLEQTQSDARNQPLVIFLHGFGSNEEDLFGIKDALPSTWTYLSARAPMPVDPSGYRWFARKSGEGDYDGETADLQRSAQLIEDFVSKATAKYHTHSDRVFLVGFSQGAIMAYEVGLRKPALVRAIAALSGSVLPVLKAELKPDESLKRLAIFIGHGTLDQALPYTSATRANEVLLGLGLKPEFHGYMGMPHTVSEAEIQDLKAWLENTLK, translated from the coding sequence ATGTTCAAATTGTTCGCCCTGGCGCTGGCGTTAGTCGCCGGTGCCGCCCACGCTGATAATGCCTTGCACACGGACTTGCCGTTGCCCTACCTGGAGCAGACGCAAAGTGACGCGCGCAATCAGCCGTTGGTGATCTTCCTGCATGGATTTGGCAGTAACGAGGAAGACTTGTTTGGTATCAAGGACGCGTTGCCGTCCACCTGGACCTATTTGTCGGCCCGCGCGCCGATGCCGGTGGACCCCAGTGGCTATCGCTGGTTTGCCAGGAAATCCGGTGAGGGTGATTACGACGGCGAGACGGCGGATTTGCAGCGCAGCGCCCAGCTGATTGAAGACTTTGTCAGCAAAGCCACGGCCAAGTACCACACCCACAGTGATCGGGTGTTTTTGGTGGGGTTCAGCCAAGGCGCGATCATGGCGTATGAAGTGGGCTTGCGAAAGCCTGCGCTGGTGCGCGCAATTGCGGCGTTGAGTGGCAGCGTGTTGCCGGTGCTCAAGGCTGAGCTCAAGCCTGATGAGTCATTGAAGCGCCTGGCGATTTTTATCGGCCATGGCACCTTGGATCAGGCGCTGCCGTATACGTCGGCCACCCGTGCCAATGAGGTGTTGCTGGGGCTGGGGTTGAAGCCTGAGTTTCATGGGTATATGGGCATGCCGCATACCGTGAGCGAGGCGGAAATACAGGACCTCAAGGCCTGGCTGGAAAACACTTTGAAGTAA
- a CDS encoding peptidylprolyl isomerase, whose protein sequence is MKKPTLLVGAGALTLLVVAVGLSLRPGADPVAAQQPAPGVTTEGAGPAVARLGNQQIGLPELQSVMASLPAETREQLRGNRGALEAWIRSRLAQKAVLEQADAQGWRQRPEVEQQTRAATEQIVFRDYMLSVSQVPEGYPSAAELQQAYDSGKAQWVTPPLYRVSQIFLAVNDPQNLDSVRRQAQELSRKAQAAPAEFAALATQYSQDPGTAQQGGDSGLQPLQQLVPEVRGVVSRLKVGAVSDALQSAAGFHVLKLTGQQPARTASLDELRERLTQALRAQRQEQIAKAYLEGMLNTATLSIDGAALNKVLE, encoded by the coding sequence GTGAAAAAACCAACCCTGCTGGTCGGCGCCGGTGCGCTGACATTGCTGGTCGTGGCGGTAGGGTTGAGTCTGCGACCGGGTGCTGACCCGGTCGCTGCTCAGCAGCCGGCGCCGGGCGTGACCACCGAAGGCGCAGGCCCGGCGGTGGCGCGTCTGGGCAACCAGCAGATCGGCCTGCCTGAACTGCAAAGCGTGATGGCCAGCTTACCGGCTGAAACCCGCGAACAATTGCGCGGTAACCGTGGCGCGCTGGAAGCCTGGATACGTTCACGCCTGGCGCAAAAGGCCGTGCTCGAACAGGCGGATGCCCAGGGCTGGCGTCAGCGCCCGGAGGTGGAACAGCAGACCCGCGCCGCCACCGAACAGATTGTGTTCCGTGACTACATGCTGTCGGTCAGCCAAGTGCCGGAGGGCTACCCCAGCGCGGCTGAATTGCAGCAGGCCTACGACAGCGGCAAGGCCCAATGGGTGACGCCGCCGTTGTACCGGGTCAGCCAGATTTTCCTCGCTGTTAATGATCCGCAAAACCTCGACAGCGTGCGCCGTCAGGCCCAGGAACTGAGCCGCAAAGCCCAGGCTGCACCGGCTGAATTTGCCGCGCTGGCCACGCAATATTCCCAGGACCCTGGCACCGCTCAACAGGGCGGTGACTCCGGCTTGCAGCCGTTGCAGCAACTGGTGCCGGAAGTGCGCGGCGTGGTCTCGCGGCTCAAGGTCGGCGCGGTGTCGGATGCGCTGCAAAGCGCAGCGGGCTTCCATGTGCTCAAGCTGACCGGCCAGCAGCCGGCACGCACCGCCAGCCTTGATGAGCTGCGCGAACGTCTCACCCAAGCCTTGCGTGCTCAACGCCAGGAACAAATCGCCAAGGCTTACCTGGAAGGCATGCTCAATACCGCGACCTTGAGCATTGACGGTGCCGCGCTGAACAAGGTGCTGGAATAA
- the cobF gene encoding precorrin-6A synthase (deacetylating), with the protein MKRILIIGIGAGNPDYITMQAVKALNRTDVFFLMDKGQSKDKLIDLRREICETYITEPGYRFVEADCPERVRGDIDYTTAVQDLNRDKQQTFERMINEHMADGEVGAFLAWGDPALYDSTIRILQAILASGRCVFEFEVIPGITSVQALAAQHKVALNRIGRSIEITTGRRLAAGQASDADTLVVMLDAEDSYRTVADQDMDIYWGAYLGTPDEILISGKVSEVADKIQRVRKAARLENGWIMDTYLLRKP; encoded by the coding sequence ATGAAACGCATCCTGATCATCGGCATTGGCGCCGGCAACCCTGACTACATCACGATGCAGGCCGTAAAGGCGCTGAACCGCACCGACGTGTTTTTCCTGATGGACAAGGGCCAGAGCAAAGACAAGCTGATCGACCTGCGCCGCGAGATCTGCGAAACCTACATCACCGAGCCCGGTTACCGCTTTGTCGAGGCCGACTGCCCCGAGCGCGTGCGCGGTGATATCGACTACACCACCGCCGTGCAGGATCTGAACCGCGACAAGCAGCAGACGTTCGAGCGCATGATCAACGAGCACATGGCTGACGGTGAAGTGGGCGCTTTCCTGGCCTGGGGCGACCCGGCGCTGTACGACAGCACCATCCGCATCCTGCAGGCGATCCTGGCCAGCGGCCGTTGTGTGTTTGAGTTCGAAGTGATCCCCGGCATCACCAGCGTGCAGGCCCTGGCGGCCCAGCATAAGGTGGCGCTCAACCGCATCGGCCGCTCCATCGAGATCACCACCGGGCGCCGGTTGGCGGCGGGGCAGGCGAGTGATGCCGACACCTTGGTGGTGATGCTCGATGCCGAGGACTCTTATCGAACTGTGGCCGACCAGGATATGGATATTTACTGGGGCGCCTACCTGGGCACGCCGGATGAAATTCTTATCAGCGGCAAAGTCAGCGAAGTGGCCGACAAAATCCAACGGGTGCGCAAGGCGGCGCGCCTGGAGAATGGCTGGATCATGGACACGTATCTGTTGCGCAAACCTTGA
- a CDS encoding monovalent cation:proton antiporter-2 (CPA2) family protein: MPHEGNLLQAAVVFLLAAVLTVPLAKRLQLGAVLGYLFAGVIIGPSVLGLVGNPQSVAQFSELGVVLLLFIIGLELSPKRLWVMRKAVFGVGLAQVVLTGVVMGVVALWLFGQPWNSAIVLGLGLALSSTAFGLQSLAERKELNQPHGRLAFAILLFQDIAAIPLIAMVPLLAGSDHPTTEAQGVQHVLQILGSIAVVIIGGRYLLRPVFRIVAKTGLREVSTATALLVVIGTAWLMELVGVSMALGAFLAGLLLADSEYRHELESQIEPFKGLLLGLFFISVGMGANLSLLLSTPLMVIGLTLLLIGLKLPLLYAVGRMVGDLNRESALRLGVVLAAGGEFAFVVFKIGRDQGLFEPHLYDVLVLTITLSMAVTPLLLLVCPKLFKHKAKTVEVPEEYRTIESDAPRVVIAGMGRMGQIVARILRAQNISFIALDTSVETIELTRSFGGMPVFYGDPQRPEILHAAKVDQAEFFVIAMDDPEINIKTAALVRSLYPHMKIIARARNRQHVHRLVDLDASPVRETFYSSLEMSRRTLVGLGLSQAQADARIDRFKNHDHQLLAAQHAVYDDAAKVLQSAQEARTELARLFEMDRIEEESDKV, from the coding sequence ATGCCCCATGAAGGCAACCTGTTACAAGCAGCCGTGGTGTTCCTGCTCGCCGCTGTGCTGACCGTGCCTTTGGCCAAGCGCCTGCAATTGGGCGCCGTGCTGGGCTATTTGTTTGCCGGTGTGATCATCGGCCCGTCGGTGCTGGGCCTGGTGGGCAACCCGCAGAGCGTGGCGCAGTTTTCTGAACTGGGTGTGGTGTTGCTGCTGTTTATCATCGGCCTGGAGCTGTCGCCCAAACGCTTATGGGTGATGCGCAAGGCGGTGTTCGGCGTCGGTCTGGCTCAGGTGGTGCTCACCGGTGTGGTGATGGGCGTGGTGGCGTTGTGGCTATTTGGCCAACCTTGGAACAGCGCGATCGTGCTGGGCCTGGGCCTGGCGCTGTCCTCCACGGCGTTTGGCCTGCAAAGCCTGGCCGAACGCAAGGAACTCAACCAGCCCCACGGGCGCCTGGCGTTTGCCATCCTGCTGTTCCAGGACATCGCGGCGATCCCGCTGATCGCCATGGTGCCGCTGCTGGCCGGCAGCGATCACCCGACCACCGAAGCCCAAGGCGTGCAACACGTGCTGCAGATTCTGGGCAGCATCGCCGTGGTGATCATCGGCGGGCGTTACCTGCTGCGTCCGGTGTTTCGCATCGTTGCCAAGACCGGCCTGCGCGAAGTGTCCACCGCCACTGCGCTGCTGGTGGTAATCGGCACCGCCTGGCTGATGGAACTGGTGGGTGTGTCCATGGCCCTCGGTGCGTTCCTCGCCGGGCTGCTGCTGGCCGACTCGGAGTACCGCCACGAACTGGAATCCCAGATCGAGCCTTTCAAGGGCCTGCTGCTGGGTCTGTTTTTTATCAGTGTGGGCATGGGCGCTAACCTCAGCCTGCTGCTCAGCACGCCGCTGATGGTGATCGGTCTGACCCTGCTGTTGATCGGCTTGAAACTGCCGCTGCTGTACGCCGTGGGTCGAATGGTGGGGGATCTCAATCGCGAAAGCGCCTTGCGCCTCGGAGTGGTACTGGCGGCAGGCGGTGAGTTCGCCTTTGTGGTGTTCAAGATCGGCCGCGACCAGGGCCTGTTCGAGCCGCACCTGTACGATGTGCTGGTGCTGACCATCACCCTGTCCATGGCCGTGACGCCGCTGCTGCTGTTGGTGTGCCCCAAGCTGTTCAAACACAAGGCCAAGACCGTGGAGGTGCCGGAGGAATACCGCACCATCGAAAGCGATGCGCCACGCGTGGTGATCGCCGGCATGGGCCGAATGGGCCAGATCGTCGCGCGGATCCTGCGCGCGCAGAACATTTCGTTCATTGCCCTCGACACCTCGGTGGAAACCATCGAGCTGACTCGCAGCTTCGGCGGCATGCCGGTGTTCTACGGCGACCCGCAGCGCCCGGAAATCCTGCATGCGGCCAAGGTCGACCAGGCCGAGTTTTTCGTGATCGCCATGGACGATCCGGAAATCAACATCAAGACCGCCGCCCTCGTGCGCAGCCTCTACCCGCACATGAAAATCATCGCCCGCGCACGTAACCGCCAGCACGTTCACCGCCTGGTCGACCTGGACGCCTCGCCGGTGCGCGAGACCTTCTACTCCAGCCTGGAAATGAGCCGCCGCACCCTGGTCGGCCTCGGCTTGAGCCAGGCCCAGGCCGATGCGCGCATCGATCGCTTCAAAAACCACGACCACCAGTTACTCGCCGCTCAACATGCGGTGTATGACGACGCGGCCAAAGTCTTGCAATCGGCCCAGGAAGCCCGCACGGAACTGGCGCGGCTGTTTGAGATGGACCGGATCGAGGAGGAGTCCGACAAGGTGTGA
- a CDS encoding YbjN domain-containing protein: MSDVQLITSVTPQSLTELLQEAGYRVNQTEQNGIVQLLSASQGIGFAVRFGNAATEQGSYVDFTYSCALRVQGELPKGLAEVWNASRRFARLSLQGEFLLMEMDVVVAGVGAAHLRSQLELWDRLLQEFIVYLRDYSQQAAQLQAQAAAAPVDEEAPVL; this comes from the coding sequence ATGAGCGATGTTCAACTGATCACCAGCGTCACCCCGCAAAGCCTCACCGAGCTGCTGCAGGAAGCCGGCTACCGCGTTAACCAGACCGAACAGAACGGCATCGTGCAACTGCTCAGCGCCAGCCAGGGCATCGGTTTTGCCGTGCGTTTTGGTAACGCGGCGACCGAGCAGGGCAGCTACGTGGACTTCACCTACAGCTGCGCGCTGCGGGTACAAGGTGAGCTGCCCAAAGGGCTGGCCGAGGTATGGAACGCCTCGCGGCGCTTTGCCCGCCTGTCGTTGCAGGGTGAGTTTTTGTTGATGGAAATGGACGTGGTGGTGGCCGGTGTGGGCGCCGCGCACCTGCGCAGCCAGCTGGAACTGTGGGACCGCTTGCTGCAGGAATTTATCGTGTACCTGCGTGATTACAGCCAGCAAGCCGCGCAATTGCAGGCCCAGGCTGCCGCGGCGCCGGTGGATGAAGAGGCGCCTGTCCTGTGA
- a CDS encoding histidine phosphatase family protein — MQATRLTLICHAVTPLQKHGRFPDDESVAMGWQDAALSLAGRFKKTLRLVSAPEARTRQTAGLFGADAQIDSALRDADFGTWKGQAIDQLAPEALAAWMSDSTAAPHGGESVEQLCTRVGHWIKSLESHPGHVVAVTHPFVIRAAMLYVLQFPISMFYRIDVEPLSATELRFNNVWRLRLETHA, encoded by the coding sequence ATGCAGGCCACCCGTTTGACCTTGATTTGCCATGCCGTCACACCGCTGCAAAAGCACGGGCGTTTTCCCGATGACGAGTCTGTCGCGATGGGTTGGCAAGATGCGGCGCTATCCCTGGCCGGGCGTTTCAAGAAAACCCTGCGGTTAGTCAGCGCGCCCGAGGCCAGAACCCGTCAGACCGCGGGCCTGTTCGGTGCCGATGCGCAGATCGACAGTGCCTTGCGTGATGCTGATTTCGGCACCTGGAAAGGCCAGGCCATCGATCAGTTGGCCCCCGAAGCCTTGGCAGCCTGGATGAGCGACAGCACCGCCGCACCCCATGGCGGTGAATCGGTAGAGCAGCTCTGCACGCGGGTTGGGCACTGGATCAAATCCCTCGAAAGCCACCCCGGCCATGTCGTGGCCGTCACTCACCCTTTCGTGATACGCGCCGCGATGCTGTACGTCCTGCAGTTTCCCATCTCGATGTTCTACCGCATCGACGTCGAGCCTCTGTCCGCCACCGAGCTGCGCTTTAACAATGTTTGGCGCCTGCGCCTGGAAACTCACGCCTAG